From Amycolatopsis sp. cg9, one genomic window encodes:
- a CDS encoding decaprenylphospho-beta-D-erythro-pentofuranosid-2-ulose 2-reductase, producing MIDAVGNPQSLLLLGGTSDIALAIAEKYLAEKPLRVVLAARPSPRLDAAAQRLKDRGAEVSTVDFDAKDTASHPGVLDKAFEGGDIDVAVVAFGLLGDPEEVWQDHAKAVELATVNYTAAVSVGVALSEKLKAQGHGTVIALSSVAGERVRRSNFVYGSTKAGFDGFYLGLGEALAPSGVQVTVVRPGHVKTKMTEGLKDAPLAQTAEQVAETAVAAARAGKDLVWAPAQFRLVMSALRHVPRPIFRKLPI from the coding sequence GTGATCGACGCGGTGGGCAACCCCCAATCCCTGCTCCTGCTCGGCGGCACGTCCGACATCGCGCTGGCGATCGCCGAGAAGTACCTGGCCGAGAAGCCCCTGCGGGTGGTGCTGGCCGCGCGCCCGTCGCCCCGGCTGGACGCGGCCGCGCAGCGCCTGAAGGACCGCGGCGCCGAGGTGTCCACGGTGGACTTCGACGCCAAGGACACGGCGTCGCACCCGGGCGTGCTGGACAAGGCGTTCGAGGGCGGCGACATCGACGTGGCGGTCGTGGCGTTCGGCCTGCTCGGCGACCCGGAAGAGGTCTGGCAGGACCACGCGAAGGCCGTCGAGCTGGCGACCGTGAACTACACGGCCGCGGTGTCGGTCGGCGTCGCGCTGTCCGAGAAGCTCAAGGCGCAGGGCCACGGCACGGTGATCGCGCTGTCGTCGGTGGCGGGCGAGCGCGTCCGCCGGTCCAACTTCGTCTACGGCTCCACGAAGGCCGGTTTCGACGGGTTCTACCTCGGCCTGGGCGAGGCTCTGGCGCCGTCCGGCGTGCAGGTGACGGTCGTCCGGCCGGGCCACGTCAAGACCAAGATGACCGAGGGCCTGAAGGACGCTCCCCTGGCGCAGACGGCCGAGCAGGTGGCGGAGACCGCCGTCGCGGCCGCGCGGGCGGGCAAGGACCTCGTGTGGGCGCCGGCGCAGTTCCGCCTGGTGATGTCGGCGCTGCGGCACGTGCCGCGGCCGATCTTCCGCAAGCTCCCGATCTGA
- a CDS encoding FAD-binding protein: protein MTQSPETQRRTLTGWGRTAPTVADVLATPDVETIARAVRQAGERGVIARGLGRSYGDPAQNAGGLVVDMTALDRIHSIDPDSGLVDLDAGVSLDKLMREALPHGLWVPVLPGTRQVTIGGAIANDIHGKNHHSAGSFGNHVVSMDLLTADGQVRTLTPEGPESELFWATVAGIGLTGIIVRATIRMKKTETAYFIVDADRTANLDETLGLFTDGSDLTYDYSMSVPDLISSDHRLGRATFSRGSLAKVDQLPPKLRAEPLKFDAPQLATLPDVFPNGLGNKLTFGLINELWQKTVPKKGARGKIQNLTQFYHPLDMLSEWNRAYGSKGFLQYQFSVPFGAEDQLKALCRRIATSGHYSFLNVFKRMGDANPAPLSWPSPGWMLSVDFPIKDGLSRFCLELDDAVLAAGGRLYTAKDSRTSAETFAKMYPRLEEWRKIRASVDPEGVFASDMSRRLEL from the coding sequence GTGACCCAATCCCCCGAGACACAGCGTCGCACGCTCACCGGCTGGGGACGCACCGCTCCGACCGTCGCCGACGTCCTGGCCACGCCGGACGTCGAGACCATCGCCCGTGCCGTGCGCCAGGCCGGCGAGCGCGGCGTCATCGCGCGTGGCCTCGGCCGGTCCTACGGCGACCCGGCGCAGAACGCGGGCGGGCTGGTCGTCGACATGACCGCGCTCGACCGGATCCACTCGATCGACCCCGACTCGGGCCTGGTCGACCTGGACGCCGGCGTCAGCCTCGACAAGCTGATGCGCGAGGCGCTGCCGCACGGCCTGTGGGTCCCGGTGCTCCCGGGCACCCGGCAGGTGACCATCGGCGGCGCGATCGCCAACGACATCCACGGCAAGAACCACCACAGCGCGGGCAGCTTCGGCAACCACGTCGTGTCGATGGACCTGCTGACCGCGGACGGCCAGGTGCGCACGCTCACCCCGGAGGGCCCCGAGTCGGAGCTGTTCTGGGCGACCGTCGCGGGCATCGGCCTGACCGGCATCATCGTGCGCGCCACGATCCGGATGAAGAAGACCGAGACGGCGTACTTCATCGTGGACGCCGACCGCACGGCGAACCTGGACGAGACGCTCGGCCTGTTCACCGACGGCTCGGACCTCACCTACGACTACTCGATGTCGGTGCCGGACCTGATCTCGTCCGACCACCGCCTCGGCCGGGCGACGTTCTCGCGCGGCTCGCTCGCGAAGGTCGACCAGCTGCCGCCGAAGCTGCGGGCCGAGCCGCTGAAGTTCGACGCGCCGCAGCTGGCGACCCTGCCGGACGTCTTCCCGAACGGCCTGGGCAACAAGCTCACGTTCGGGCTGATCAACGAGCTGTGGCAGAAGACCGTGCCCAAGAAGGGCGCGCGCGGCAAGATCCAGAACCTGACGCAGTTCTACCACCCGCTGGACATGCTGAGCGAGTGGAACCGCGCCTACGGTTCCAAGGGCTTCCTGCAGTACCAGTTCTCGGTGCCGTTCGGCGCGGAGGACCAGCTGAAGGCCCTCTGCCGCCGGATCGCCACGTCGGGCCACTACTCGTTCCTCAACGTGTTCAAGCGCATGGGCGACGCCAACCCGGCACCCCTGTCGTGGCCGTCGCCGGGCTGGATGCTCAGCGTCGACTTCCCGATCAAGGACGGCCTGAGCCGGTTCTGCCTGGAACTGGACGACGCCGTGCTCGCCGCGGGTGGCCGGCTGTACACCGCGAAGGACTCCCGGACGTCGGCGGAGACGTTCGCGAAGATGTACCCGCGGCTCGAAGAATGGCGCAAGATCCGCGCCTCCGTTGACCCCGAAGGCGTTTTCGCCTCTGACATGAGCCGGAGGCTCGAACTGTGA
- a CDS encoding GtrA family protein: MVATDPQADIAAAQPSSIGLLGQLIRFALIGGFCALVDLGTYTLLTQVAGMATSPWVDVARAISFIVGTTTAFFLNRKFTFSGGRRDGKAQIGSFVLLYTVTFFVAVGVNQLMLQVLPESAWQHTLCWAVSQATATVINFVMLKWVVFREPSTEEN, translated from the coding sequence GTGGTGGCGACCGATCCGCAAGCCGACATCGCAGCTGCTCAGCCGTCCTCCATCGGACTGCTCGGGCAGCTGATTCGCTTCGCCCTGATCGGCGGCTTCTGCGCCCTGGTCGACCTGGGCACGTACACCTTGCTGACCCAGGTGGCCGGGATGGCCACTTCACCGTGGGTCGACGTCGCCCGCGCTATCTCTTTCATCGTGGGCACGACCACGGCGTTCTTCCTGAACCGGAAGTTCACCTTCTCCGGTGGGCGCCGCGACGGCAAGGCGCAGATCGGCTCGTTCGTCCTGCTCTACACCGTGACGTTCTTCGTCGCGGTCGGGGTGAACCAGCTGATGCTGCAGGTTCTGCCGGAATCGGCGTGGCAGCACACACTGTGCTGGGCCGTGTCGCAGGCCACGGCCACGGTGATCAATTTCGTGATGCTCAAGTGGGTCGTCTTCCGCGAGCCGTCGACTGAGGAGAACTGA
- a CDS encoding glycosyltransferase, with product MPGKTATPAPTTQAGAAAETRFTEHTPQGRLTAQRGLYAGPAPIVSKDLYAELEWGSAVRERAVISLEPASKVSGNTYFGRFPASYWQRWTTVSEVSVEAVVTGTGLLSMGASDVEGEPRVVAAEQVADAKQLKVALTGKLDKFYDGGALWLDLETEGGQTLRVEQVRWTVEAPEKIRPTAVTICTMNRADDCLKNLQALAADVSSLDTLDAIYVADQGTDLVESRDGFEQVAKDLADKLHYIKQPNLGGAGGFTRGLFEVAGHTATEHANVLFMDDDVLLEPDLVIRMTAFSNRAANPIIVGGQMLNLFHPNQLHVGAEYARLNTLEPGQPVEHSLSTADLLGVDEETLKPNRQERRLDAGYNGWWSCLIPYEVVQATGYPLPFFFQWDDAEYSYRARAHGFPTVTLPGAGVWHADFHMKDWDEWHRYFNLRNSIITAALHSPFNLNLLSRVLLAQLVRYLLGMQYGLSATLIKAVEDFLEGPEVLRDGGVEAMQEIRRIRDQYPETKRHKATDVPGIASNDIGIINSAPRPSMQRLVLIKRVLDRVLGRSRFGLGAVPIDEANWWHIALFDTAVVTDANQEGVRVRSYDKVKMFDLAKRGAKVVQRLRKEGAAVQEQYKRAMPELTSRENWKRLYKL from the coding sequence ATGCCCGGTAAAACAGCCACCCCGGCGCCGACCACCCAAGCCGGCGCGGCCGCCGAGACGCGGTTCACCGAGCACACTCCGCAGGGTCGCCTGACGGCGCAGCGCGGGCTCTACGCCGGCCCGGCGCCGATCGTCAGCAAGGACCTGTACGCCGAGCTCGAATGGGGCTCGGCCGTGCGGGAACGTGCGGTCATCTCCCTCGAGCCCGCCTCCAAGGTGTCGGGCAACACGTACTTCGGCCGGTTCCCGGCCAGCTACTGGCAGCGCTGGACGACCGTGTCCGAGGTCTCGGTCGAGGCCGTCGTGACCGGCACCGGCCTGCTGTCCATGGGCGCGTCCGACGTCGAAGGCGAGCCGCGCGTGGTGGCCGCCGAGCAGGTCGCCGACGCCAAGCAGCTGAAGGTCGCGCTGACCGGCAAGCTGGACAAGTTCTACGACGGCGGCGCGCTCTGGCTCGACCTCGAGACCGAGGGCGGCCAGACGCTGCGCGTCGAGCAGGTCCGCTGGACGGTCGAGGCGCCGGAGAAGATCCGCCCGACCGCGGTGACCATCTGCACGATGAACCGTGCCGACGATTGCCTGAAGAACCTCCAGGCCCTCGCCGCGGACGTCTCCTCGCTGGACACCCTGGACGCCATCTACGTCGCCGACCAGGGCACCGACCTCGTCGAGTCCCGCGACGGCTTCGAGCAGGTCGCGAAGGACCTCGCGGACAAGCTGCACTACATCAAGCAGCCGAACCTCGGCGGTGCCGGCGGCTTCACCCGCGGCCTCTTCGAGGTCGCCGGGCACACCGCGACCGAGCACGCGAACGTCCTGTTCATGGACGACGACGTCCTGCTCGAGCCGGACCTGGTGATCCGGATGACGGCGTTCTCGAACCGCGCCGCCAACCCGATCATCGTCGGCGGCCAGATGCTGAACCTGTTCCACCCGAACCAGCTGCACGTCGGCGCCGAGTACGCCCGGCTCAACACGCTCGAGCCCGGCCAGCCGGTCGAGCACTCGCTGTCGACGGCGGACCTGCTCGGCGTGGACGAGGAGACGCTGAAGCCGAACCGCCAGGAGCGCCGCCTCGACGCCGGTTACAACGGCTGGTGGTCGTGCCTGATCCCCTACGAGGTCGTCCAGGCGACCGGCTACCCGCTGCCGTTCTTCTTCCAGTGGGACGACGCCGAGTACTCCTACCGGGCCCGCGCGCACGGCTTCCCGACCGTCACCCTGCCGGGTGCGGGCGTGTGGCACGCGGACTTCCACATGAAGGACTGGGACGAGTGGCACCGGTACTTCAACCTGCGCAACTCGATCATCACCGCCGCGCTGCACTCTCCGTTCAACCTGAACCTGCTTTCGCGGGTGCTGCTCGCGCAGCTGGTGCGCTACCTGCTCGGCATGCAGTACGGCCTGTCGGCGACGCTGATCAAGGCCGTCGAGGACTTCCTCGAGGGCCCGGAGGTCCTGCGTGACGGCGGCGTCGAGGCGATGCAGGAGATCCGCCGGATCCGCGACCAGTACCCGGAGACCAAGCGCCACAAGGCGACCGACGTCCCGGGCATCGCGTCCAACGACATCGGCATCATCAACAGCGCGCCGCGGCCCAGCATGCAGCGCCTGGTGCTGATCAAGCGCGTGCTCGACCGGGTCCTCGGCCGCAGCCGCTTCGGCCTCGGCGCGGTCCCGATCGACGAGGCGAACTGGTGGCACATCGCCCTGTTCGACACGGCGGTCGTGACGGACGCGAACCAGGAAGGCGTCCGCGTCCGCTCCTACGACAAGGTCAAGATGTTCGACCTGGCCAAGCGCGGCGCGAAGGTCGTCCAGCGGCTCCGCAAGGAAGGCGCGGCGGTGCAGGAGCAGTACAAGCGCGCCATGCCCGAGCTGACCTCGCGCGAGAACTGGAAGCGCCTGTACAAGCTCTGA
- a CDS encoding ESX secretion-associated protein EspG translates to MPHSFSLSLAAVDILLEQLGLGRAPTPFEVPHVGTTVEQRAMIRDAVVRDLSGRGLWSRGRLDADAELALATFVRGSVTITAAAELGDRQLFARVASDGQFAVLAKQEENLIVFEEVRPTGIVPAIVDLLPLTPAAPGQSVTISRPVQQPRTQRRDEAYDPFAGVSAPRGQSGGGGPQVRMIERVFQEPKKRVGQFTAQTRGGTYPPLAWFDTPAGRWLMSSRTAADGQRWLTYAPADNARLAQQLYAQLEGQF, encoded by the coding sequence ATGCCGCACTCGTTCTCGCTGTCGCTGGCAGCGGTGGACATCCTGCTCGAACAGCTCGGTCTGGGCCGCGCGCCGACGCCGTTCGAAGTGCCGCACGTCGGCACGACCGTCGAGCAGCGCGCGATGATCCGCGACGCCGTCGTCCGCGACCTGTCCGGCCGCGGGCTGTGGAGCCGCGGCCGCCTCGACGCGGACGCCGAGCTGGCGCTGGCCACGTTCGTCCGCGGCAGCGTGACCATCACCGCGGCCGCCGAGCTCGGCGACCGCCAGCTGTTCGCCCGCGTCGCCTCCGACGGTCAGTTCGCGGTGCTCGCCAAGCAGGAGGAGAACCTCATCGTCTTCGAGGAGGTCCGCCCGACCGGCATCGTCCCGGCGATCGTCGACCTCCTCCCGCTCACCCCGGCCGCCCCCGGCCAATCGGTGACCATTTCCCGCCCGGTCCAGCAGCCCCGCACCCAGCGCCGCGACGAGGCGTACGACCCGTTCGCCGGCGTCAGCGCCCCCCGCGGCCAGAGCGGCGGCGGCGGTCCCCAGGTCCGCATGATCGAGCGCGTCTTCCAGGAACCGAAGAAGCGCGTCGGCCAGTTCACGGCCCAGACCCGCGGCGGCACGTACCCACCGCTGGCCTGGTTCGACACCCCGGCCGGCCGCTGGCTGATGTCGTCGAGGACGGCCGCGGACGGCCAGCGCTGGCTCACCTACGCCCCGGCCGACAACGCCCGCCTGGCCCAGCAGCTGTACGCCCAGCTCGAAGGGCAGTTCTGA
- a CDS encoding DUF3558 domain-containing protein gives MKLLVRAVLPVAAGALLLAGCTDTRNGTPSPAGSASSAPSTGESSSADPGVATTTSLEPCTLLTAADVTAYGTFKDAEDKKLGGARVCSYQKQRTDASEEGLIIGVAIRDDAPLDSVVDTGGGIKDLEINGRKAKQASSQSPLGCTVALGVGDKARVDVNVTAVDTVEKACQLAEEVATKAVEPKLPKA, from the coding sequence ATGAAACTCCTCGTACGCGCCGTCCTGCCCGTCGCCGCGGGTGCCCTGCTGCTGGCCGGGTGTACGGACACTCGGAACGGGACGCCCTCACCCGCCGGCTCGGCGTCGTCCGCGCCGTCCACCGGGGAGTCGAGTTCGGCGGATCCGGGCGTTGCCACGACGACGTCGCTGGAGCCCTGCACGCTGCTGACCGCCGCCGACGTGACCGCCTACGGCACCTTCAAGGACGCCGAGGACAAGAAGCTCGGTGGCGCCCGTGTCTGCTCGTACCAGAAGCAGCGCACCGACGCGAGCGAAGAAGGCCTCATCATCGGCGTCGCCATCCGCGACGACGCCCCGCTCGACTCGGTCGTCGACACCGGCGGGGGCATCAAGGACCTGGAGATCAACGGCCGCAAGGCGAAACAAGCGTCGAGCCAGTCGCCCCTCGGGTGCACGGTCGCGCTCGGTGTCGGGGACAAGGCCCGGGTCGACGTCAACGTGACCGCCGTGGACACCGTCGAGAAGGCCTGCCAGCTGGCCGAAGAAGTGGCCACCAAGGCCGTCGAGCCGAAACTGCCCAAGGCGTAA
- a CDS encoding glycosyltransferase translates to MASETRQLPDGAVVGVVVTRHRRELLADSLKVIAAQTRPVDHLVVVDNGPDDSAREVVENYPLPSTYLPSHRNLGGAGGFALGMLHALSLGADWVWLADDDGRPADENVLAILLAEAEKRDLAEISPVVSNIDAPDKLAFPLRRGLTWKRSQSELGVDFLPGIASLMNGALFRASTLDVVGVPDLRLFFRGDEVELHRRLVRSGLPFGTSLKTKYLHPDGSDEFKPMLGGKFHAQDPENEVKRYYTYRNRGYLLSQPGMRKIGALEIVRFGLYFVGVKRDPKAFLQWLKLVRQGRAEKFYRY, encoded by the coding sequence ATGGCCAGCGAGACCCGGCAGCTGCCCGACGGCGCGGTCGTCGGCGTGGTCGTCACGCGGCACCGGCGCGAGCTGCTGGCGGACTCGCTGAAGGTCATCGCGGCCCAGACGCGGCCGGTCGACCACCTCGTGGTGGTGGACAACGGGCCGGACGACTCGGCTCGCGAAGTCGTCGAGAACTACCCGCTGCCGAGCACGTACCTGCCGTCGCACCGCAACCTCGGTGGCGCCGGCGGGTTCGCGCTGGGCATGCTGCACGCGCTGTCGCTGGGCGCGGACTGGGTCTGGCTGGCCGACGACGACGGGCGCCCGGCCGACGAGAACGTGCTCGCGATCCTGCTGGCGGAAGCGGAAAAGCGGGACCTGGCGGAGATTTCGCCGGTGGTGTCCAACATCGACGCCCCGGACAAGCTCGCGTTCCCGCTGCGCCGCGGCCTGACCTGGAAGCGGTCGCAGTCCGAGCTGGGCGTCGACTTCCTGCCCGGCATCGCGTCCCTGATGAACGGCGCACTCTTCCGGGCGTCCACTTTGGACGTCGTCGGCGTGCCGGACCTGCGCCTGTTCTTCCGCGGCGACGAGGTCGAGCTGCACCGGCGGCTGGTCCGCTCGGGGCTGCCGTTCGGGACGTCGCTGAAGACCAAGTACCTGCACCCGGACGGCTCGGACGAGTTCAAGCCGATGCTGGGCGGCAAGTTCCACGCGCAGGACCCGGAAAACGAGGTCAAGCGCTACTACACGTACCGCAACCGCGGTTACCTGCTGTCGCAGCCGGGGATGCGGAAGATCGGCGCGCTGGAGATCGTCCGGTTCGGACTGTACTTCGTGGGCGTGAAGCGGGACCCGAAGGCGTTCCTGCAGTGGCTGAAGCTGGTCCGGCAGGGCCGCGCGGAGAAGTTCTACCGCTACTGA
- a CDS encoding ABC transporter ATP-binding protein, producing MVSIDVHNAFVDFPIFDAKTRSMKKKVLGKVGGKIGTETKVPIIEALHDVTLNLREGDRVGLVGHNGAGKSTLLRLLAGIYEPTRGSSRINGKIAPVFDLGIGMDPEISGVENIIIRGLFLGMTAKEMEKRVDDIAEFTELGDYLQMPLRTYSTGMRVRLALGVVTSIDPEILILDEGIGAVDAAFLNKARDRLKDLVKRSGILVFASHSDEFLFELCDSAIWMDEGHLKQQGSLRDVLTSYKGRDPFENMSQETLERFGIEPVATTNGGE from the coding sequence ATGGTTTCCATTGACGTCCACAACGCGTTCGTCGACTTCCCGATCTTCGACGCGAAGACGCGGTCGATGAAGAAGAAGGTCCTCGGCAAGGTCGGCGGCAAGATCGGCACCGAAACCAAGGTCCCGATCATCGAAGCGCTGCACGACGTGACCCTCAACCTGCGCGAAGGCGACCGCGTCGGTCTGGTCGGGCACAACGGTGCCGGCAAGTCCACGCTGCTGCGCCTGCTCGCCGGCATCTACGAGCCGACCCGGGGCTCGTCGCGGATCAACGGCAAGATCGCGCCGGTGTTCGACCTCGGGATCGGCATGGACCCGGAGATTTCGGGCGTCGAGAACATCATCATCCGCGGCCTCTTCCTCGGCATGACGGCCAAGGAGATGGAGAAGCGGGTCGACGACATCGCGGAGTTCACCGAGCTCGGCGACTACCTCCAGATGCCGCTGCGGACGTACTCGACCGGGATGCGCGTGCGGCTGGCGCTGGGCGTCGTCACGTCGATCGACCCCGAGATCCTGATCCTCGACGAGGGCATCGGCGCGGTCGACGCGGCGTTCCTGAACAAGGCCCGCGACCGGCTCAAGGACCTGGTGAAGCGCTCCGGGATCCTGGTCTTCGCCAGCCACTCCGACGAGTTCCTGTTCGAGCTCTGCGACTCGGCCATCTGGATGGACGAGGGTCACCTCAAGCAACAGGGTTCCCTGCGGGACGTCCTCACGTCGTACAAGGGGCGCGACCCCTTCGAGAACATGAGCCAGGAAACCTTGGAGCGCTTCGGCATCGAACCGGTGGCGACGACGAACGGCGGCGAATGA
- a CDS encoding ABC transporter permease has protein sequence MHATSTVQAANSPVATPAPPTSDSKTFARAFADIKAGFRARELWGHLGWQDIKQRYRRSVIGPFWITISQAVLALGLGLLYSQLFKLPVEVFLPYISTGFIIWGFISGCLSEGMETFIANEGLIKQLPAPLSVYMLRTVWRQTLMLAHNMIVYVAVLAIFFGALNKQYSLLGDGLCIPDHICHPGLSWNILLAIPGFFLLALNAGWVTLLFGIISTRFRDIPQVVNSLIQLLFYGTPIVWPVDQLMSGGAREGVSWILPIVKANPLYHFMQVVRAPLLGQEFSVENWIVVGSITVVGWALALVAMRNYRARVSYWV, from the coding sequence GTGCATGCCACCAGCACGGTTCAGGCCGCGAACTCACCCGTAGCGACGCCGGCACCGCCGACGTCGGACAGCAAGACGTTCGCGCGCGCCTTCGCCGACATCAAGGCCGGTTTCCGCGCCCGCGAGCTGTGGGGTCACCTCGGCTGGCAGGACATCAAGCAGCGCTACCGCCGCTCGGTGATCGGGCCCTTCTGGATCACGATCAGCCAGGCGGTCCTCGCCCTCGGGCTCGGGCTGCTGTACTCGCAGCTGTTCAAGCTCCCCGTCGAGGTGTTCCTGCCCTACATCTCCACCGGCTTCATCATCTGGGGCTTCATCAGCGGCTGCCTGTCCGAAGGCATGGAGACGTTCATCGCCAACGAGGGGCTGATCAAGCAGCTCCCGGCGCCGCTGAGCGTGTACATGCTGCGCACGGTGTGGCGGCAGACGCTGATGCTGGCCCACAACATGATCGTCTACGTGGCCGTGCTGGCGATCTTCTTCGGCGCGCTCAACAAGCAGTACTCGCTGCTGGGCGACGGCCTGTGCATCCCCGACCACATCTGCCACCCGGGCCTCAGCTGGAACATCCTGCTGGCCATCCCGGGCTTCTTCCTGCTCGCACTGAACGCCGGCTGGGTGACGCTGCTGTTCGGCATCATCTCGACCCGCTTCCGCGACATCCCGCAGGTCGTCAACTCGCTGATCCAGCTGCTGTTCTACGGCACGCCGATCGTCTGGCCGGTGGACCAGCTGATGAGCGGCGGTGCGCGAGAGGGCGTCTCGTGGATCCTGCCGATCGTGAAGGCGAACCCGCTCTACCACTTCATGCAGGTGGTCCGCGCGCCACTGCTGGGCCAGGAGTTCTCCGTGGAGAACTGGATCGTGGTCGGCTCCATCACCGTCGTCGGTTGGGCTCTCGCGCTGGTCGCGATGCGCAACTACCGTGCCCGCGTCTCCTATTGGGTGTGA